The following are encoded together in the Flavobacterium sp. TR2 genome:
- a CDS encoding dihydroorotase family protein, producing the protein MKLIIKSAKIIDSKSPFHNQTVDLLIADGLIEKIGVSLPNDDAEVVRFDNLHVSQGWFDSSVSLGEPGYEDRETIANGLNVAAKSGFTAIALQPNSLPIIDNQSQVTFVKNKANGFATEIFPIGALTKASEGKDMAELFDMKNAGAIAFGDYNKSIDNANILKIALQYVQDFDGLVIAYSQDPNIKGNGVVNEGVVSTRLGLKGIPNLAEELQISRNLFLLEYTGGKLHVPTISTAKSVELIREAKAKGLNVTASASVHHLVLTDEKLDGFDTRFKVTPPLRTEVDRQALLNGIADGTIDMITSDHNPIDIEFKKMEFDTAKNGTIGLESAFGALLTVLPVETIVTKLTSARTIFGLENNTIQEGAKANFTLFTTDGKSTFTKENILSKSKNSAFLGTEIKGSVYGILNQNQLVTK; encoded by the coding sequence ATGAAACTAATCATCAAAAGCGCCAAAATTATCGACTCAAAAAGTCCGTTTCACAATCAGACCGTTGATCTTTTAATTGCAGATGGTTTAATAGAAAAAATAGGCGTTTCGCTTCCAAACGATGATGCCGAAGTAGTACGATTTGACAATCTTCATGTTTCCCAAGGCTGGTTTGACAGCAGTGTCTCACTGGGCGAACCTGGCTACGAAGACAGAGAAACTATCGCAAACGGATTGAATGTTGCTGCCAAAAGCGGTTTTACGGCAATCGCATTACAGCCAAATTCACTTCCAATAATTGACAATCAGTCTCAAGTTACTTTTGTAAAAAATAAAGCGAACGGTTTTGCTACAGAAATTTTCCCAATCGGGGCTTTAACCAAGGCAAGTGAAGGAAAAGATATGGCAGAGCTTTTTGATATGAAAAATGCCGGAGCCATTGCTTTTGGAGATTACAACAAAAGTATAGACAACGCGAATATCCTGAAAATCGCTCTACAATATGTACAGGATTTTGATGGTTTGGTAATTGCTTATTCGCAAGATCCAAACATTAAAGGAAATGGTGTTGTAAATGAAGGTGTTGTTTCTACCAGATTAGGTTTGAAAGGAATTCCGAACCTAGCAGAAGAACTTCAAATTTCAAGAAACTTATTTTTACTAGAATATACAGGCGGAAAACTTCATGTTCCGACAATTTCTACTGCAAAATCGGTTGAATTGATCAGAGAAGCAAAAGCAAAAGGACTAAACGTAACGGCTAGCGCGTCTGTACACCATTTGGTTTTAACTGATGAAAAATTAGATGGTTTTGACACTCGCTTTAAAGTAACTCCGCCATTAAGAACAGAAGTTGACAGACAGGCGCTGCTTAACGGAATCGCTGATGGAACAATCGATATGATTACTTCAGACCATAATCCGATTGATATTGAATTCAAAAAAATGGAATTTGATACTGCTAAAAATGGAACTATCGGTTTAGAAAGTGCTTTTGGCGCATTGCTAACGGTTTTACCTGTTGAAACGATCGTGACAAAATTAACTTCAGCAAGAACTATTTTCGGTTTGGAAAACAACACAATTCAAGAAGGCGCAAAAGCTAATTTTACTCTGTTTACCACCGACGGAAAATCAACTTTTACGAAAGAAAACATTCTTTCTAAATCTAAAAATTCTGCTTTCTTAGGGACTGAAATCAAAGGTTCTGTTTATGGAATTTTAAATCAAAATCAATTAGTTACAAAATAA